The proteins below come from a single Candidozyma auris chromosome 3, complete sequence genomic window:
- the PGA5 gene encoding 1,3-beta-glucanosyltransferase codes for MKTAIKIVTTVLLAFLAGGAAKTPKPPPEITPIHITGNKFFHENGTQFFLKGIAYQRQVPGHQHSGFAEIPKGYVDSLAHPELCLPDIELLQQLHVNTIRVYQVDPDQSHHECMSALAEAGIYVLVDLSAPNSAINRAHPSWHTELLGRYKAVVDNLHTYNNLLGFIAGNEVVTGTHDSGAAPFVRAAVRDTRRYMRQQGYRPVPIGYASNDDEATRIPSLQYFTRASESSSAIDTDNDGDRGITDFYGINMFEWCGYSTFATSGFRARTVEFASSPVPVFLSEFGCTSVRPRPFTETEALYGVEMAQVWSGGVAYELFENANHHGVAEEVPNGAVHKLGEFDVLSQRYRMAAPRGQSEEDVRKALHRAPLPPPPPLQSTTWAASAELPPTPSEEKCRCVGEMLSCWPQRAIDPFASPELSVEKRALYDKVCSEVDCGKVEADGSRGQYGELSGCAPEVRLAWAMSKQARKGRGGAGDLSESDVCTISGGIFESKVSPSPDCSNLVGDLFAERSLVETSAVGELSQPKLQAPVHFSQPPTLGKKRTGNWTHFDPWESKAVKTKFSWWSLALLFVG; via the coding sequence ATGAAAACCGCTATCAAAATCGTAACGACAGTCTTATTAGCCTTCCTTGCTGGCGGCGCCGCCAAAACTCCAAAACCTCCGCCAGAAATCACTCCTATCCACATCACAGGCAACAAGTTCTTCCACGAGAACGGTACCCAGTTTTTCCTCAAGGGCATAGCGTACCAGCGCCAAGTGCCCGGCCACCAGCACCTGGGGTTCGCCGAAATTCCCAAAGGATACGTCGACTCGCTTGCACACCCCGAGCTCTGTCTCCCCGACATCGAGCTTCTCCAGCAGCTCCACGTCAACACCATCCGCGTGTACCAAGTCGACCCCGACCAGAGCCACCACGAGTGCATGAGCGCCCTCGCAGAGGCAGGCATCTACGTCTTGGTCGACCTTCTGGCGCCCAACAGTGCAATAAACAGAGCACACCCGCTGTGGCACACTGAGCTCCTCGGGCGCTACAAAGCGGTAGTCGACAATTTGCACACCTACAATAACCTTCTAGGGTTCATTGCCGGCAACGAAGTCGTCACTGGAACACACGATTCTGGGGCAGCGCCGTTTGTCAGGGCAGCGGTGCGCGATACCAGGCGCTACATGAGGCAGCAGGGCTACCGCCCGGTGCCCATCGGGTACGCTTccaacgacgacgaggCCACGCGGATCCCGAGTCTCCAGTACTTCACAAGGGCAAGTGAAAGCAGTAGTGCAATTGATACCGACAACGATGGCGACCGTGGCATTACCGACTTCTACGGCATCAACATGTTCGAGTGGTGTGGGTACCTGACGTTTGCAACCAGTGGGTTCCGGGCGCGAACAGTGGAGTTTGCCTCGCTGCCGGTGCCTGTTTTCCTCAGCGAGTTTGGGTGCACCTCGGTGCGCCCCAGGCCCTTTACCGAGACCGAGGCGCTCTACGGGGTGGAAATGGCTCAGGTGTGGTCTGGCGGCGTGGCGTACGAGTTGTTTGAAAACGCCAACCACCACGGCGTCGCCGAAGAGGTCCCCAATGGCGCAGTGCACAAATTGGGCGAGTTTGATGTCTTGTCGCAGCGGTATAGGATGGCGGCACCGCGCGGGCAGAGCGAGGAGGACGTGAGAAAGGCACTTCATCGCGCTCCACTacctccaccacctccactACAGAGCACCACCTGGGCAGCGTCCGCTGAGTTGCCGCCCACACCAAGCGAAGAAAAGTGCCGCTGTGTGGGTGAGATGTTGAGTTGTTGGCCACAGAGAGCAATTGACCCGTTCGCGTCGCCCGAGTTGCTGGTGGAGAAGAGGGCCTTGTACGACAAAGTGTGTCTGGAGGTAGACTGTGGGAAGGTAGAGGCAGACGGGAGCCGGGGCCAGTATGGAGAGTTGAGCGGGTGCGCGCCCGAGGTGAGGTTAGCATGGGCGATGAGCAAGCAGGCGAGGAAGGGGAGGGGCGGGGCAGGTGATTTGAGCGAGAGTGATGTTTGCACGATTTCAGGAGGAATCTTTGAAAGTAAagtttctccttctcctgaCTGCTCGAATCTTGTGGGTGACTTGTTTGCAGAGAGAAGTTTGGTGGAGACGTCTGCAGTGGGGGAactttcgcagccaaagttGCAGGCTCCAGTgcacttttcgcagccaccgACGTTGGGCAAGAAGAGGACAGGCAACTGGACACACTTTGACCCCTGGGAAAGCAAGGCCGTGAAAACCAAATTTAGCTGGTGGAGTTTAGCGTTGCTCTTTGtaggttga
- a CDS encoding ATP synthase complex assembly protein ATP12, with translation MLATLSPLSRSLGGVGCRAFNQTARRWATKAPEVSLKASCGGLNNVKSETNRLEKTLQRFWSKADSAFNEESKKWEVQLDGTPLKTPLGHRLSIPERKEQLALLVAHEWDSLVDLKVKPSNLPLTSMTSRAVDMERVHFAEKVDPEKVLKIGELQDVKENLIRYLDTDTCLIFATEDEYDGKLRKRQKELYGPLIEEFNAFFTEFARQNGHLPSPDYKVQLQTLDCETDGLRGNSQTETDKAIVIKWLDKLPMFDLVALERAVLTSKSFLCGASVLRSNTTDERFTKEIYQVNKASESDYFFKDIEEIIELGNLETIFQTNEWGEVEDTHDVDSADWRRTLSASALVCR, from the coding sequence ATGCTAGCTACACTTAGCCCACTTTCTCGGTCACTTGGCGGCGTTGGATGCAGGGCGTTCAACCAGACAGCGAGACGTTGGGCCACAAAAGCACCAGAGGTTTCATtaaaagcttcttgtggtGGCTTGAATAATGTCAAGTCAGAAACCAATCGATTGGAGAAGACTCTCCAGCGGTTCTGGTCGAAAGCCGACAGTGCTTTCAACGAGGAGTCAAAAAAGTGGGAAGTGCAGTTGGACGGGACACCGTTGAAGACGCCGTTAGGTCACCGACTCTCCATcccagaaagaaaagagcagTTGGCGCTTCTCGTGGCACACGAGTGGGACAGTTTGGTTgacttgaaggtgaagcCATCAAACTTACCCTTGACATCGATGACATCGCGTGCAGTGGATATGGAAAGAGTACACTTTGCGGAGAAAGTGGACCCAgagaaggttttgaagattGGAGAGCTCCAGGACGTGAAGGAGAACTTGATTAGATACTTGGACACAGACACGTGCCTTATATTCGCCACGGAGGATGAGTACGACGGCAAACtaagaaagagacaaaagGAGTTGTACGGGCCTTTGATAGAGGAGTTCAATGCGTTCTTTACCGAATTTGCCAGGCAGAATGGCCACTTGCCATCACCAGACTACAAAGTGCAATTGCAGACTTTGGATTGCGAGACCGACGGGCTCAGAGGAAACAGCCAGACTGAAACGGATAAAGCCATTGTGATTAAGTGGCTCGACAAATTGCCCATGTTTGACCTTGTGGCATTGGAAAGAGCCGTGCTTACGTCCAAGTCTTTCTTGTGTGGAGCTAGTGTGTTGAGGTCCAACACCACCGATGAGAGGTTCACGAAGGAGATATACCAGGTTAACAAGGCCAGTGAGCTGGATTACTTTTTCAAGGATattgaagagatcatcGAGTTGGGCAACTTGGAGACAATTTTCCAGACCAACGAATGGGGTGAGGTTGAAGACACCCACGACGTGGACCTGGCCGACTGGCGTAGGACGCTTAGTGCCTCCGCTCTTGTATGCCGATAA
- a CDS encoding bifunctional fructose-2,6-bisphosphate 2-phosphatase/6-phosphofructo-2-kinase has translation MSSFSEEDCELFNGFGSAPLSRNPSQTGRRTKKRWSFHNNTKPNLTDQPASFSSGRRLSDVTGIDGVHKEIDPYHISPAQLYSTESGRLFHAGKICIALAGLPGRGKTHLSVSLTRYLRWLGVKTHSFHLGDYRRATAPNDDLDQVLYVAGGDGNVPDPLKNPTVDDCLNDILNFFKNDKGQVAIYDAVNALPEHRQQLQEKFASVNIQCIFIESVVTNESILMKNMETAARSSPDYENWNYEEAYKDYSSRIQSLTPYYKELSDVENISYIKMINFGERIELHNSNYGYLINKVVFFLMNSRIKSGSVFFARCYKNDLDYSKDPPLDEAGYKYAKNLTRTLTKYLASKGRDIITPKSSSTDVAGMKSTLSTDVKHPPNGADGVHEDSFVVWTSVKRRTIEATQFFQEMGINVRHRIQLSQKNPGIVAGMSDEEIQEKFPSEYESFLKDPYHHRFSRAESYHDLAIKIEPLILEMERMSGDILIIADETVLRVFHGYLMACSCYDIPSLEFSTDEIIEVKFNAYSNSAKRIPIEDFD, from the coding sequence ATGTCACTGTtctctgaagaagattgcGAGCTCTTTAACGGGTTCGGTTCGGCCCCTCTACTGAGGAACCCTTCCCAAACTGGCCGCAgaacgaagaaaagatgGTCGTTCCACAACAATACCAAGCCAAATTTGACCGACCAGCCCGCTTCATTCAGCTCAGGCAGAAGGCTCAGTGATGTTACGGGCATTGACGGGGTCCACAAGGAAATAGATCCCTATCACATCTCGCCAGCGCAGTTGTACTCAACGGAGAGTGGCCGCTTGTTCCACGCCGGGAAAATCTGTATTGCGTTGGCCGGGTTACCGGGACGTGGAAAAACACACTTATCGGTGTCTTTGACGAGATATTTGCGTTGGTTGGGAGTCAAAACCCACAGTTTTCATTTGGGCGACTACAGACGTGCAACGGCACCCAACGACGACTTGGATCAGGTGTTGTATGTCGCTGGCGGAGACGGGAATGTGCCCGATCCGCTCAAAAACCCCACTGTGGATGACTGCTTAAATGACATCCTtaacttcttcaagaatgacAAGGGGCAGGTGGCTATCTACGATGCGGTGAACGCCTTGCCAGAACACAGACAACAGCTCCAAGAGAAGTTTGCCAGTGTAAACATCCAGTGCATTTTTATTGAATCGGTCGTCACAAACGAGtcgatcttgatgaagaacatGGAAACAGCGGCAAGACTGTCGCCAGACTACGAGAACTGGAACTACGAAGAGGCATACAAGGACTACTCATCGAGAATACAAAGCCTCACGCCATACTATAAGGAGTTGAGTGACGTTGAAAACATCTCTTATATTAAGATGATCAACTTTGGCGAAAGAATAGAGTTACACAATTCCAACTACGGCTACCTAATCAACAAAGTGGtgtttttcttgatgaactcacGGATCAAGCTGGGGTCAGTCTTCTTTGCACGTTGTTACAAGAACGACCTCGACTATTCCAAAGACCCACCTTTGGACGAGGCCGGATACAAGTACGCAAAGAACTTGACCAGAACGTTGACGAAGTATCTCGCGTCCAAGGGCAGAGACATCATAACCCCAAAGAGCTCTTCTACTGACGTGGCTGGCATGAAAAGTACCTTATCTACAGATGTGAAGCACCCTCCTAACGGAGCAGACGGCGTTCACGAGGACTCATTTGTTGTGTGGACATCTGtaaaaagaagaaccaTCGAGGCCACACAATTCTTCCAGGAAATGGGAATCAACGTTCGTCACAGAATCCAGTTGTCACAGAAGAACCCAGGCATCGTTGCAGGCATGAGTGACGAGGAAATTCAGGAGAAATTTCCTCTGGAATATGAGctgtttttgaaggatcCTTACCACCACAGGTTCTCCAGAGCAGAGCTGTACCATGACTTGGCCATCAAAATCGAGCCTTTGATTCTCGAAATGGAACGCATGAGCGGAGACATACTAATCATTGCCGACGAGACCGTGTTGCGTGTGTTCCATGGCTACTTAATGGCATGTTCGTGCTACGACATCCCTTCATTAGAGTTCAGCACTGACGAAATTATTGAAGTCAAGTTCAATGCTTACTCGAATAGTGCCAAACGTATTCCCATCGAGGATTTCGACTAA
- a CDS encoding prefolding complex chaperone subunit, producing the protein MSLDPQSLQKLLVEMDNQLNKTRADLNMCNVQLERVDTNLKIIDSTTSKLKKLTTSGDNVWQGVGKAFVVRDVDSYLDKIVSDKKEFTETKESLNKKKNYLETTLEKTVDNMAQISGFKK; encoded by the coding sequence ATGTCCCTCGATCCACAATCGTTGCAGAAATTGCTAGTTGAGATGGACAACCAGCTCAACAAAACAAGAGCTGACTTGAATATGTGCAACGTCCAGCTAGAGAGAGTCGACACCAACCTCAAGATCATCGACTCGACAAcgtcaaagttgaagaagctaaCTACTTCTGGTGACAATGTCTGGCAAGGTGTCGGTAAGGCATTTGTTGTCAGAGACGTGGACTCTTATTTGGACAAGATTGTTAGCGACAAGAAAGAGTTCACAGAGACTAAAGAGTCTTTgaataaaaagaagaattaCTTGGAAACCACGTTGGAGAAGACCGTGGACAATATGGCTCAAATCTCCggtttcaagaagtga
- the AGE3 gene encoding Age3p has protein sequence MSIDPETRRKLLLLQKNGANKKCFDCGAFNPQWASPKFGIFICLECAGIHRGLGVHISFVRSITMDQFKPDEVLRMEKGGNENCRAFFENHGLDTSLPAKAKFDNYVAADYKEYLTCVVEGREYEEKDHTGEILPTKDSSTAGGAAGGAAAAPPTAKPQVPVIDKSHNEAYFARLGSQNEQRPDDLPPSQGGKYSGFGNTPQPAANGNNKSSFAGFSLNKFQEDPLGTFSKGWGLFSSTVAKSVNEVHESVIKPGFQNIQESDLGLEAKRAMAQFGQKMQETGKYGQETFHTFTKDVQDKGLNNTLESLLSNLSLKERAQVENAFGLQKPESKTHLDSASNTSFTSNSTAGKNTGNNTSNNTEQNRYVPLSNGPQATPAPSVAKTTPTAPTSSASKDDEWDDF, from the coding sequence ATGTCCATCGATCCGGAGACCCGCCGCAAGCTCTTGTTGCTTCAGAAAAACGGCGCCAACAAGAAGTGCTTCGACTGCGGCGCGTTCAACCCGCAGTGGGCCAGCCCGAAATTTGGGATCTTCATTTGCCTCGAGTGTGCGGGCATACATCGTGGATTGGGTGTTCACATCTCGTTTGTGCGGTCGATAACGATGGACCAGTTCAAGCCAGATGAGGTGTTACGCATGGAAAAGGGGGGAAACGAAAACTGCAGAGCTTTTTTCGAGAACCACGGCCTCGACACTTCTCTACCTgccaaggccaagttcGACAACTATGTGGCTGCAGATTACAAGGAATACTTGACGTGTGTGGTTGAAGGGCGTGAGtatgaagagaaggatcACACTGGAGAGATTTTGCCCACTAAAGATTCATCAACTGCTGGTGGAGCCGCTGgtggagctgctgctgcGCCCCCCACTGCCAAACCACAGGTGCCTGTCATTGACAAGTCCCACAATGAGGCGTATTTTGCTCGTCTAGGTTCTCAGAACGAACAAAGGCCAGATGATCTACCTCCGTCTCAGGGTGGGAAATACTCTGGCTTTGGCAACACACCTCAGCCAGCCGCTAACGGGAACAATAAGAGTTCGTTCGCAGGGTTCTCGCTTAACAAGTTTCAGGAGGACCCGCTTGGGACCTTTTCCAAAGGCTGGGGTCTTTTTTCGTCAACTGTGGCCAAATCTGTTAATGAAGTGCACGAGTCTGTGATAAAGCCGGGGTTCCAAAATATCCAGGAAAGCGATTTGGGGCTCGAAGCAAAGAGGGCCATGGCACAGTTTGGACAGAAAATGCAAGAGACAGGTAAGTACGGCCAGGAAACCTTTCACACGTTCACCAAAGACGTGCAAGATAAGGGACTTAACAACACGCTCGAACTGCTTTTGCTGAATCTCAGTCTCAAGGAAAGAGCACAAGTGGAAAACGCTTTTGGCCTCCAAAAGCCAGAGTCAAAGACGCATCTCGATTCTGCCAGCAACACCTCTTTCACGTCCAACAGTACTGCCGGCAAAAACACCGGCAACAAcaccagcaacaacacAGAGCAAAACAGGTATGTACCGCTCTCAAATGGCCCACAAGCTACTCCAGCACCCTCTGTTGCCAAAACCACCCCTACTGCTCCGACCAGCTCTGCATCCAAGGATGACGAGTGGGATGACTTTTAG
- the TIM21 gene encoding Tim21p, producing the protein MLGIRPLAQASRMGLVSRHIQLSRYTPKLFPSSTLPPRYLVSPLWAAIPRAYSTKTAPPPPPPPKSDKNARGKALFSKITRFFTFSAATGMVIGAVAVSGLVIYLILSELFLPSGDTRTFNKALKEVENSASAQQALGFSPGDRLKAYGEAAGDRWTRNRPAQSTKRRGPDGKDRMVMRFHVVSPRGRHASVILEQIDTSWWSSEFSYIALELPNRKLVYVIEPKFSPKNFAPRGAGFGKGTGFLGLNWGPKKD; encoded by the coding sequence ATGTTGGGCATCAGACCACTTGCACAAGCGTCTCGAATGGGGCTTGTGAGCAGACACATCCAATTGTCCAGGTATACGCCCAAATTATTCCCATCGTCAACACTTCCACCACGATACCTAGTTTCTCCTCTTTGGGCAGCTATACCTAGAGCTTACTCCACGAAGACAGcgccacctccacctccaccacccAAGAGTGACAAAAACGCACGCGGGAAAGCACTTTTTTCGAAGATCACCCGTTTCTTCACATTTTCGGCCGCCACCGGAATGGTCATTGGCGCTGTGGCTGTCTCTGGCCTTGTTATATACCTCATTTTACTGGAGCTTTTCTTGCCCTCTGGCGATACAAGAACATTCAATAAAGcgttgaaggaggtggAGAATAGCGCATCTGCACAACAGGCGCTCGGCTTCAGTCCTGGCGATAGGCTCAAGGCATACGGAGAGGCTGCGGGAGACAGATGGACCAGAAACAGACCTGCGCAGAGCACAAAGAGGAGAGGTCCAGATGGTAAAGACAGAATGGTAATGCGGTTCCATGTCGTGAGTCCGAGAGGCCGCCACGCCAGCGTGATCCTCGAGCAGATCGACACCTCGTGGTGGAGCTCGGAGTTTTCGTACATTGCGCTTGAGTTGCCCAATCGCAAGCTTGTGTATGTCATTGAGCCCAAGTTTCTGCCCAAGAACTTTGCTCCTCGTGGTGCTGGCTTTGGCAAAGGAACGGGCTTTTTGGGCTTGAACTGGGGGCCAAAGAAGGACTAG
- a CDS encoding chromatin DNA-binding EKC/KEOPS complex subunit GON7, translating into MPTLVPAATYSGPSEAKPTYFLPGDGIHTTDGKTTRISDVVISAGGEDRDKPTPASKTPLGSLRAQLTTIQDQLNVFLTEKMSNKRKHEDDDVERRILDEGIDEDSD; encoded by the coding sequence ATGCCTACGCTTGTTCCAGCTGCAACCTATTCAGGCCCAAGCGAAGCTAAACCCACGTATTTTCTTCCGGGAGATGGGATTCACACTACAGACGGAAAAACAACGAGAATATCGGATGTGGTGATCAGCGCAGGAGGAGAAGACAGAGACAAACCCACTCCAGCACTGAAGACGCCTTTGGGCTCACTCAGGGCACAGCTTACGACAATCCAAGATCAGCTCAATGTCTTTTTGACCGAGAAGATGCTGAATAAGAGGAAGCATGAGGACGATGACGTGGAGCGCCGTATACTTGACGAGGGAATAGATGAGGATAGTGATTAA
- the PSY2 gene encoding Psy2p, whose protein sequence is MTPRRVKVYLLRGEDWLDNGTGYCKGEIDPTTKKPYFIVRNELDSSDVILKSYLEGSIQYQRQQETLIVWTDLTRKDLALSFQENDGCAELCEFVIRVQQEGLSPMISLYYVLPTLYDSSGDAPREITELITGPISYPPEIPTLDSLEEIMDLVNQGANSQYTRACISEFILATGYIHKLYLLQDEAEKAKDIFSLHLLSDIVKCILLYNNHSLMEELLSSEAAILDMVSLLEYDRGLPNFKACHRQYLLDESKFRSVIEVSTPSDSTGSDMSIFRKDFILSYLKNVVFARWMDESTLNTLSTSIYSNQMEIISYLSKPDENDNFLGRLLSLYETDITQPENYKKCCDAVKMLHQYVSVTKGQPSTQKSEFFTALIKAGLIKMIKFALESVDKSIRSIGTEMLVAVIEQDVSLVHCTHYDDNSQVDELDPPVSPASTHPEICEGEDFLQQPHIKLKLYNDTSFTLVLCNLLLTEKSPGLKMQAYEALKTLLTCTATNDNYHDDAFHDTGDSNKSDVDIADINHKFFQTFYRRVASVLFQDFLYIGRATTDPKKIESAKSKIVQEPMLYQHLCDLIAFCFQEHDINLCRNFFIQNDILLGVSKLLTLKIKVTLKLAALRCLKTLIHLNDNQLMRYIMENDLLTPFVEFFETVSDENNLANSSCLDLLEIVLKRGHEMNFKALAIHLYNNHRAFIERIDYVSTGNELVQLVENALNSNADPTATSIDDNDNQRHETVSSPIQGEDKEENASSEEQLSPLNPVKYSPHKRGFPAEDEGGNKNIGCNGNGTTKKQKTDYLSGFKKDGDLKT, encoded by the coding sequence ATGACTCCTCGACGCGTGAAAGTGTACTTACTTCGCGGAGAGGACTGGCTTGATAATGGCACTGGTTACTGCAAGGGAGAAATTGACCCAACCACGAAGAAACCCTACTTCATTGTGCGCAATGAGCTAGATTCTCTGGATGTCATCTTGAAGCTGTACTTGGAGGGGTCGATTCAATATCAACGACAGCAGGAAACACTAATTGTGTGGACCGACCTAACCAGAAAGGACCtagctctttctttccagGAAAATGACGGGTGTGCTGAATTGTGTGAATTTGTGATTCGGGTCCAGCAGGAAGGGCTCAGTCCGATGATATCGCTATACTATGTGCTTCCGACGCTATACGACTCGCTGGGAGACGCCCCTCGTGAGATAACCGAACTAATTACTGGCCCTATCTCGTACCCTCCGGAAATTCCAACACTAGACTCGTTGGAAGAAATCATGGATTTGGTGAACCAAGGAGCCAATTCTCAGTACACGCGGGCGTGTATTCTGGAGTTCATCCTAGCAACAGGCTACATACACAAGCTATACCTTCTACAAGACGAGGCCGAAAAAGCCAAGGATATTTTCAGTCTTCACCTTTTGAGTGACATTGTCAAGTGCATCCTACTATACAACAACCACTCTTTAATGGAAGAGCTTCTATCGTCCGAGGCAGCTATTTTGGATATGGTGAGCCTCCTCGAATACGATAGAGGTCTACCCAATTTCAAAGCATGTCATCGCCAGTACCTACTTGATGAGTCGAAATTTAGGTCCGTCATCGAAGTGTCTACCCCTTCAGATCTGACTGGTTCAGATATGAGCATCTTCAGGAAAGATTTCATCTTGTCTTACTTGAAAAACGTTGTCTTTGCTCGCTGGATGGACGAATCGACATTAAACACACTATCAACACTGATATACAGCAATCAGATGGAAATTATCAGCTACCTTTCCAAGCCTGACGAGAATGACAACTTCTTGGGCCGCTTACTACTGCTTTACGAGACAGATATCACCCAGCCAGAAAATTATAAGAAATGTTGTGACGCCGTCAAAATGCTTCACCAATACGTGTCCGTTACGAAGGGACAGCCGTCAACGCAGAAGTCTGAATTTTTCACAGCGCTCATCAAAGCGGGCCTCATAAAAATGATAAAATTTGCATTAGAAAGTGTGGATAAATCTATTCGCAGCATTGGAACGGAGATGCTCGTTGCTGTCATCGAGCAAGATGTATCTCTAGTTCATTGCACGCACTATGACGATAATAGTCAGgttgatgaacttgatcCTCCTGTCAGCCCGGCCTCCACTCATCCTGAGATTTGTGAGGGTGAGGATTTCTTACAGCAGCCTCATATCAAGCTAAAGTTGTACAACGACACATCTTTCACTCTAGTTTTGTGCAACCTACTTTTGACCGAAAAAAGTCCAGGACTCAAAATGCAAGCCTATGAGGCGCTCAAGACACTTCTCACTTGTACAGCTACGAACGACAATTACCATGACGACGCTTTTCATGACACGGGAGATTCTAACAAGTCTGATGTGGATATTGCAGACATTAACCACAAATTTTTCCAGACATTCTACAGACGTGTTGCTAGCGTACTATTCCAAGACTTTTTGTACATTGGCAGGGCTACGACAGACCCCAAAAAGATCGAGTCAGCAAAAAGTAAAATTGTACAGGAGCCAATGCTTTATCAACATCTTTGTGACTTGATAGCGTTCTGTTTTCAAGAGCATGATATCAATCTATGCagaaatttcttcatcCAGAACGATATACTCCTTGGGGTGTCTAAGTTGTTGACCTTAAAAATCAAAGTTACTCTCAAATTGGCGGCTTTGAGGTGTTTAAAGACACTCATTCATCTTAATGATAATCAACTTATGCGTTATATTATGGAGAATGATTTATTGACGCCCTTTGTGGAATTTTTCGAAACTGTCTCGGACGAAAATAATCTTGCGAACTCACTGtgccttgatcttctcgagaTTGTATTAAAAAGAGGTCACGAGATGAACTTCAAAGCTTTGGCAATTCACTTGTACAACAATCATAGAGCCTTCATCGAAAGAATCGACTACGTTTCCACCGGCAATGAGTTAGTTCAACTAGTGGAGAATGCGCTCAATCTGAATGCTGATCCCACGGCTACAAGCATTGACGACAACGACAATCAACGCCATGAGACGGTACTGTCGCCAAtacaaggagaagacaAAGAGGAGAATGCTTCTCTGGAGGAGCAGTTATCACCGTTGAACCCTGTCAAATATTCCCCACACAAGCGAGGCTTCCCAGCCGAGGATGAAGGTGGAAATAAAAATATAGGCTGCAACGGCAACGGGacaacaaagaaacaaaagacTGATTACCTCAGCGGATTTAAGAAGGATGGGGATCTCAAGACATAG
- a CDS encoding 60S ribosomal protein uL24 has translation MAKFSQDVTSSRSKNRKAHFASSSATRRVLMSAPLSKELREKYKIRSLPIRKEDEVTVVRGSKKGSEGKVSTVYRLKFAIQLEKLTKEKSSGATIPINIHPSKVVINKLYLNDARKALIEKRGGKLE, from the exons ATGGCCAAGTTCAGTCAAG ACGTTACCTCTTCTCGTTCTAAAAACAGAAAGGCTCACTTCGCCTCCTCTTCTGCCACCAGAAGAGTGTTGATGTCGGCTCCTTTGTCCAAGGAGTTGAGAGAGAAGTACAAGATCAGATCCTTGCCAATCAGAAAGGAGGACGAGGTCACTGTTGTCAGAGGCTCCAAGAAGGGCTCTGAGGGCAAGGTCAGCACCGTGTACAGATTGAAGTTCGCCATCCAGCTCGAGAAGTTGACCAAGGAGAAGTCCAGTGGTGCCACCATCCCTATCAACATCCACCCATCCAAGGTtgtcatcaacaagttgtacTTGAATGACGCCAGAAAGGCcttgattgagaagagaggTGGTAAGTTGGAGTAA
- the CWH8 gene encoding dolichyldiphosphatase, with product MEPLATASTIPFDHTYILYNPNDLISTVCVQFSLLPIYIMVFYTSWFLITREIEPVIAVGGHLLGELTNKVVKCIVKQPRPDFHKDFGAGSYGLTYGMPSAHSQFMGFFASYYICTILMKVPLRRGGKAVGVLALGSAAFGVAFSRVYLMYHTIEQVFVGVLVGLVMGTGYFVVASLARDVGLVDWVLSWRIVRIFWVKDSYYHCYQTYKEEFEVSEERKVFRKGIMRDK from the coding sequence ATGGAGCCCTTGGCTACTGCCTCGACGATACCGTTCGACCATACATACATTTTATACAACCCCAATGACCTCATCTCCACAGTTTGTGTCCAGTTTTCCCTTCTCCCCATATACATTATGGTCTTCTACACGTCATGGTTCCTCATCACCAGAGAGATTGAGCCAGTCATCGCGGTTGGCGGCCATCTTTTGGGAGAATTGACTAACAAGGTGGTCAAGTGCATTGTGAAACAGCCGCGTCCGGATTTTCATAAAGATTTTGGCGCTGGTTCGTATGGACTCACGTATGGAATGCCATCTGCTCACTCACAATTCATGGGTTTTTTTGCATCATACTATATATGCAcaattttgatgaaggtgcCGCTTCGAAGAGGAGGGAAGGCGGTAGGTGTCTTGGCTCTAGGCTCTGCTGCCTTTGGGGTGGCGTTTTCCAGGGTGTACTTGATGTACCATACAATTGAGCAGGTCTTTGTTGGAGTGCTTGTGGGACTCGTTATGGGAACAGGGTATTTCGTAGTAGCTTCATTGGCTCGTGATGTGGGTCTTGTGGACTGGGTTCTCTCATGGAGAATCGTGAGAATCTTCTGGGTCAAGGACTCGTACTATCACTGCTATCAAACTTACAAGGAGGAGTTCGAGGTgtcagaagaaagaaaagttTTTAGAAAGGGTATTATGAGGGACAAATGA